CATTCACGTAGCGTTACCGCTCAGAAGCAGCGTCTTGACGGATTCGAGCGTAACGCCGGCGGGTAGAGTGCCCTGGGTAATCGTCCCGCTCACGAACACGCCGTTGATCGCGACGGTCGGGGTTGCCGGCGAGAACAGTGTCACCACAACTGAACCCGCGACTCCCGGCGCGCCGTTATGAATGTGCGCCATCGTGATTCCGGTGATGCTCGACGCGCTGATCTGATAGTCAATCGAAGTCGGAAAGACGACGATGCTCACGGTTCCGCTCGCGGTGGTCGGCTTCGGCGCCGGCACCTCTGCGCCCGGCGTCAATGCGAAGAGATAGTTCTGCTCCGCGTCCAGGCCACCGGCGGAGCTGCCGCCGCCGCATGCCGATACGGCGAAGCCCGCCGCCAGAATCGTGATCATCGAATACTTCATGCTGCTTCTCCCGAATTAGGCCCATGGCGGGCCGGTGCAAAGGTACGTGGCGATCCAGTTCACGGAAGGGTGGCAATTCTGTTGCCTCGAGGGGGTGGTCCGGATATCTTTCGGGTCCGCA
Above is a genomic segment from Gemmatimonadaceae bacterium containing:
- a CDS encoding CHRD domain-containing protein, translated to MKYSMITILAAGFAVSACGGGSSAGGLDAEQNYLFALTPGAEVPAPKPTTASGTVSIVVFPTSIDYQISASSITGITMAHIHNGAPGVAGSVVVTLFSPATPTVAINGVFVSGTITQGTLPAGVTLESVKTLLLSGNAT